The following are encoded together in the Oncorhynchus clarkii lewisi isolate Uvic-CL-2024 unplaced genomic scaffold, UVic_Ocla_1.0 unplaced_contig_14103_pilon_pilon, whole genome shotgun sequence genome:
- the LOC139396985 gene encoding NLR family CARD domain-containing protein 3-like yields the protein MGGVGQLLEENIMTFVKNELKMFKRILSAELPEGFESQKQDKEVVDAEDEKQESNAREGALKITLHVLRKMNQKELADTLEKYELAVICQRELKSNLKKKFQCVFEGIAKQGNPTLLNKIYTELYITEGGTGEVNNEHELRQIETTTRKQARPETAIKCNDIFTPLTGQDKLIRTVLTKGVAGIGKTVSVQKFILDWAEGKANQDVQFVFSFPFRELNLMKEDKHTFIELLNHFSMETKQSRISNYDKYKVLFIFDGLDECRLPLDFQKNKICWDVTESTSVDVLLTNLIKGNLLPSALLWITTRPAAANKIPSGCVDQVTEVRGFNDPQKEEYFRKRFSDEDLASRIISHIKTSRSLHIMCHIPVFCWISATVLEHMLKHKREEMPKTLTEMYTHLVVFHTKQKNEKYLGKEETGPHWNKESFLSLGKLAFQQLVNGNLIFYEEDLKEAGIDVNEASVYSGLCTQLFKEECGLYQDKVYCFVHLSIQEFLAAVYVFLSLINNKENVIDKLQTKSSIFSLLFNDNPEFTVYRSAVDKALQSETGNLDLFLRFLLGLSLESNQKHLLSLLTKTRSNSQGHEETVKYIKKKIRENPSPERCINLFHCLNELNDHSLVEEIQSYLISGSLSEDKLSPAQWSALVFVLLTSEKELDVFDLKKYSRSEEGLLRLLPVVKASRAALLSGCGVTEEGCASLVSALRSNPSHLRELDLSNNDLKDSGVKLLSAGLGNPHCK from the exons ATGGGTGGGGTGGGGCAG ttgcttgaagaaaatattatgacatttgtgaaaaacgagctgaagatgttcaagaggattcttagtgcagaactcccagaaggctttgagagtcagaagcaggataaggaagtggtggatgctgaagatgagaagcaggagagcaatgccagagagggggctctgaagatcacactgcacgtcctgaggaaaatgaaccagaaggagcttgctgacacactggagaaat ATGAGCTCGCTGTGATTTGCCAACGTgaactcaaatctaatctaaagaagaagtttcaatgtgtatttgaggggattgctaaacaaggaaacccaacacttctcaataagatctacacagagctctacatcacagagggtggaacaggagaggtcaataatgaacatgagctgagacagattgagacaacaaccaggaaacaagcaagaccagagactgcaatcaaatgtaacgacatcttcacacccttaactggacaagacaaactcatcagaactgtgctgacaaagggagtcgctggcattggaaaaacagtctctgtgcagaagttcattctggactgggctgaaggaaaagcaaatcaggatgtccaatttgtattttcattcccttttcgggagctgaatttgatgaaagaggacaaacacactttcattgaacttctcaatcacttctcaatggaaaccaaacaaTCAAGAATCTCCAACTACGACAAGTAcaaagttctgttcatctttgatggtctggatgagtgccgactgcccctagacttccagaagaacaagatctgttgggacgtcacagagtcaacctcagtggatgttctgctgacaaatctcatcaagggaaatctgcttccctctgctctcctctggataactacccgacctgcagcagccaataagatcccttcagggtgtgttgaccaggtgacagaggtacgagggttcaatgacccacagaaggaggagtacttcaggaagagattcagtgatgaggacctggccagcagaatcatctcacacataaagacatcaaggagtctccacatcatgtgccacattccagtcttctgttggatttctgcaacagtccttgaacacatgctgaaacacaagagagaagagatgcccaagactctgactgagatgtacacacaccttgtggtgtttcataccaaacagaagaatgaaaagtatcttgggaaagaagagacaggtccacactggaataaagagagctttctgtcactgggaaaactggcttttcaacagcttgtgaatggcaatctgattttctatgaagaagacctgaaGGAGGCTGGCATTGATGTCAATGAAGCCTCAGTGTACTCAGGATTGTGCACACAGctctttaaagaggaatgtgggctgtaccaggacaaggtgtactgctttgttcatctgagcattcaggagtttctggctgctgtatatgTGTTTCTTTCACTCATCAACAACAAAGAGAATGTAATAGACAAACTGCAAACAAAGTCCAGTATATTTTCTCTGCTGTTCAATGACAATCCTGAATTTACTGTCTACAGGAGTGCTGTGGATAAAGCCTTACAAAGTGAGACAGgaaacctggaccttttcctccgcttccttctgggcctctcactggagtccaatcagaagcaCTTACTAAGTCTACTGACAAAGACAAGAAGCAACTCACAGGGTCATGAAGAAACAGTCAAGTACATCAAGAAGAAGATCAGGGAGAATCCCTCTCCAGAGAGGtgcatcaatctgttccactgtctgaatgagctgaatgaccattctctagtggaggagatccaaagcTACCTGATATCAGGAAGTCTCTCAGAAGACAAACTGtcacctgcacagtggtcagctctggtctttgtgttgctgacttcagaaaaggagctggatgtgtttgacctgaagaaatactccagatcagaggaaggtcttctgaggctgctgccagtggtcaaagcctccagagctgctct tctgtcaggctgtggagtcacagaggaaggctgtgcttctctggtctcagctctgaggtcaaacccctcacacctgagagagctggatctaagtaacaatgacctgaaggattcaggagtgaagctgctctctgctggactggggaatccccactgtaaa